AAAGTACCCATTGCACGGCATTTGAAAGGAAAGTAATATATGCTGATAGGAATCGGCGAGGGTGCCGAGCAATGCATTAAATTCACTCATTGCAGCTTAGCCCAGGGTAAAAAGCAGGGGCGGAGCCATGTATTCATAGACAACTCTATGGTTTTCAGCTGAGAGCAATTGGATTGGTGCAGAAAAAATGTGTCTCCTCTGGCCAGCCGTAGCTGTGGCATGATTGTTCTGCCCTGGTCATAGTTCATCTTCTGACGCAGAAGGAAGTTTGCAGGGATTATGGCTTCTTCCAAGCCTTTGGCCAGGTTCTGGGAATGGGGCAGAAACATCATCTGCGTGGGGAGGAATTACGCAGAGCATGCCAAGGAGATGAAAAATGCTCTCCCTAGCGAGCCCCTGTTTTTCCTGAAGCCTTCCTCAGCCTATGTCCGGGAAGGAGACCCCATTATCAAGCCTTACTACTGCAACAATCTGCACCACGAGGTGGAGCTGGGAGTGGTGATTGGGAAGAAAGCCCATGCTGTCTCCCAGAAGGCTGCTATGGACTACGTGGCAGGTTATGCCCTGTGCTTGGACATGACAGCCAGGGACACCCAAGCTGAGTGCAAGAAAAAGGGTCTTCCCTGGACCTTAGCCAAAGGCTTCAATACATCCTGTCCGGTTAGTGATTTTGTGCCCAAGGAAAAGATACCAGACCCACACAAGCTGCAGATCTGGCTCAGGGTAAATGGTGAGCTTAGGCAAGAAGGGGAAACCTCTTCTATGATTTTCTCTATCCCCTACATCATCAGCTATATCAGTGAAATCATCACACTGGAAGAAGGGGATCTGATTTTGACAGGTAGCCCTAAAGGTGTTTCTGCTGTACAGGAGCACGACGAGATACATGCTGGAATAAATGGCATCCTCAGTATGCAGTTTAAGGTGGCACAGCAATCACGCCAATCTTGATGGGGGAATCTGTCATTTCTTTTGGGGGAGTGCTCTACAGCTGCCTTTTAAAACAGCCAAAGAATGAATACCTAGATGTCTGTTCCCCAGCAGCCTAAAAGAATGTATCGCCCAGTCCTCTTGGAAACAATGAAGAATCAGACGTACTGAGCTAAATTAGGTTTTGTGAGCCTTCTTATAAAGGCCCCAGATAAGGACTACCACTGTTGTGAAGGTCAAGCTTTTCACATTATTGAATGGCACACAGATCCAGCTAAAAATATGTATATGGTAGAGAGGCACTCAAGCAATCTGGTTAATGTGTTATATTTAAAGAAAGCAGCTTTAAAAAGGACAGTTGGGAGTGTGTGAGAGAAAGGGAATTGTGATGAAATGCCAGTTTAGGAAGTACTCTAATGAAATTGgtttaaatgaaatgttctgtCATACCGTTTTTGCCCTAATCCTAAAACTAACGTAGTGCTCCACACATATTGTCTTTAAAAGAAACATCGATTTTTGCTAAGGCACGCGGAGGCCCTTGGAAATAAATGTCCAcaaatttaaaattgtttaagaaaATCAGCATTATTCTCACCACTCTTTTTTACTGCCCATTAATTTTTTGGTGGGGCAAAGTGACATTATCAGCACATGAAATTTGGTCCTGTTAAAGGAAAAAATCACTGTTGTATACCGCACCACAGGTGCATGTTTCCTTCTTTTATGTGACTGTCattaaaagcaaatgtttttgAAAGGAGGTTAAAAAATTAAAGGATAGCTGGCATACACAATATACAGTATATTTTTAGCTGGTCTGGTAATTAACTTGGAATTATATATCCTCAAAATCATGCACGTGATTGCCAGGAGGTCTCCTTAACTGCAGCACTGCATAAGCCTTCTGGTGGCTGATTAACAAGTTTTGAGGAGAAAGCTGGGTGCTCCTAATTCAGAGGTGAATGCTGCATCAGTACAAGTCATTGGGCAGCCAGAAGGGGAAAGGCATTTTATAAAACACAgccaactataaaatggggataagcaAGGCTCTTTCACCTTTGCTAAGTGCTTTCATTTAATATTTACTGAAAttagaaaaatttaaaattataccATTACTTCCAGCAAACTGTGGCTTTAAAGAGAATTACTTGATCCAGGTATTagtacaaaacaaaacagctttaGGGAAATTTTCAGCAGTTGGGATCCAATTGCCACATAAGCAAAGTGTCTTGTCCAATAGAAAATCCCCTTGATACTCTCAGCATTGAAAGTTCACAGCTTCTGCAGAAGGCCAACTTAATGAGAGGAAAGATCAGCCTGTTCCAGAAGCCCAAACCCCACAAATAGCTTTCCACTTAACACTGTGCATAGTGGCAGAATTACTATTAGTTTATGGTTGGTCACCTGGTACTGGCTTTCCTTGTGTCCAGGTGCTTGGTAATATCAAAatacagcaaaaaataaaatagttttataaCTATAGTTTCCCACATAAACAATTCCTGTTATTGCAGAAATGTTACAGGTTCATGATTGGGGGACAAGGTGACCAGTGCACTCAAGTATGCAGAAAGATGTAGTCCACAGACATTCTAAGATGTGGTATAATTGTGGAAAAGTTTGAGAttccctattttaaaaaatcccttttcCTCCTCAAATATAGCCGGGCAGCAAATAGATGAACCTAGAATAGGAGTCATGCATAACCAAAAGGAAAGGGGACGTGGGCTTAGCAATGGGTTAACAGCTGGTAAAGCTTTTTGGACAGAGAATTTTTCAATGCAAAGGTATTCTAATCACATTTTTTATGTCTGGGATGTGCATCTTGGGCCTTCTGTTCTTCCCTCACAGACATCCGTTCCTCAAGTAAGTCAGAGAGAGCTGTTCATAGCATGCTTTGGGCTCTATCTTCCCATACGTTGTAGGATCTCATCTATACTACAAATAGAATTGTACTGAGGGCCTGATTGCAACCACAGTTATCCTCTAATACAGTTAAACTATGGTTCCATTTTAAAGCAGACAGTCATGTTTGGAATCATTTCGTCAGCTTTGGACTGTGGTCCCTTCTAAGTTCATGTCAAGCTGACtaatttctgtgggaaaaaacACCTCCGTGTCAGAACCACCCCATTCTGAGGGAATCTGCGGACAAGCTAGGTGCAGTGTTATTCTTAAGAAGTCTGATTGCCATACGCAGACATTGAGCTGGAGAGTCTACATGACTCCATTGTGGAGAACCAGGAAGCACAGAAGGTCTATTGTGACAGCTCTTAACTTTTCCAGAGTACTGTaactctttcaggagtctgatttgtcttgtccCCCCcaaaagtttcacctcacttaaaaactacatgcttacaaaatcagacataaaaatacaaaaatgtcacagtgcactattactgaaaaattgcttactttctcatttttaccatataattataaaataaatcaattggaatataaatattgtacttacatttcagtgtatagtctatAGAGCAGTAAAAAGAAGTCATATGAAATTtctactgacttcgctagtgctttttatgtagcctgttgtaaaactaggcaaatatctagatgagctgatgtaccccctggaagacctctgtgtacccataggggtacatgtacccctggttgagaaccactggtctattgtGTTTTGTAATTTAGAATTACAGGAATTTTCCCCGAAAAGGAGTGGTTATTCTCTTTGGCTAGAGAACACAGAACTTCAGTGAGCCAGCAGTCACAGAAGATCATTTTTTGGCTAGagagaattttgtttttattgcatTGTGATTGCTATTCTCCCATGCTATACAAGATCACAGATCATATCTACTGCAATAATTCAAGAATTATACTTTTAGAATTTCTTTCCTATGGGGTATATTGTAATAAAAACATGTTTGCAGTTTAGTTTAAATAACTGTTTATTATCCCTTTGAGCATTTTTCAGAATTTATTATAAACTGAATGAAAATTGTTTCCCTTTCTGCTTAAGGGGCTTAATTCAACAGAAAGTGTATCTAGatgccagacagatttttttcctaaaatgaccCCTAAATAaacttttctaagatgaataATATAAAACGGAAAGATCAAGAAGATATAGGCCCATTTGTAAAGTTCAGTAATAAACCTGTTTCTCTTTTACCAATCTAAATACATTTAACAAAATACAAGTATTGCATCAAACATCTTTTTTTATAATAATGTCATTTCAATGCAGTACAACTTTTTTAAATCCTTCCAGCTGTTAAAAAGCCAAACAatgttattttcttcctttttctgacAAGTTCTGACTGGCCTCTACAGGATCTGCTAGTTTGCATGAAAGCAAGTTCACTCTCAAtccggttctcaaactgggtgacAAAaccaactgtaaaaataaagaattgtattttttctgcaaaacatttcaaaactttttgttttcaaaGTTATATACGTCTCCCGTCTCAATGAAGCATATTGTTTATATGCCTATGGCTGTCAAAGATAAATGCTTCCATTTGATGGGAACCAGAGACTGTGTGGGCTAAGGAGAAGTATGTGTTATAAAGAGTTAAGTTTAATGAATGTTAAAGAAAAGTTTGAAGCCAGGTTACAGTAGCTCTGTAACAGGCCATTTTATTTAAACAGGGAGTACTGTACAGTGCACAGTAAAGtgtatggtttaaaaaaaatcaggcatgTTGCATCAAAGCAGCAAATGTTTTAACAATTTACTTCTCCAGCTGTGTGGGTCTGTATTATTGTTGCCATTCCCAAGATAGCTAGGGACTCTAGATACTATCGTATTCCCTTCCCCAAGGGCAAAGCCATggctttttcaaaaaaaaaaaaaaaaaaaaaagttttaatttgcATAATTAAATATGAAAGGTAATATTTACATAATCCTAGACACAGTACAATATAATCAAACATGTACCTTGgtccctgatcctacaaacatacACATACTTAAGTTTATGCACACGAGTAGTGCTAATTAGGTCAATGGTACTAATATGtttacagttaagcacatgcacaaCTCTTAAGAAGACCAGAGTCCTGGTCAGCAGTGGCCAGATCCTACAGGTCTCACTCAGATTTTGCCTGAGTGAGGCCTACAGAAGTAGCCATCCTGCTGTCAAAACCCAGTAATGAGGACATTTATtttctggtattatattgtattatACAACAATTATATGCATATAAATTCATAGACCATTTAACTGTCAACAAGTACACTAGGTGGCTCTCTTATGACTGTTaaacatcattttattttaatataaaaaaatcctctctctaaCTGACACTAACAAATGGTTTACGTGTTTAGTGATAACACtacatactttaaaataaattttgcttCGTTCAAgaagaaggtgccattttaatGCTGTTTTCTGCTCTTCTGTCAGAGTGAGGAATTCATGTACCTGTTGAAATGATCAAACAACACACTTATTTCTGaaacatattaaaatatacatGTGAATTAAAATCACTTTCAGAAGATACTAGAATGACCACAAACTTAAATCCCTCAAAGGAAAATGTAAAACTCATTTTTTCAGTCTAATGTTCCAACAATCAtacctcaccaaaaaaaaaattagcaaacaGAAATGCTTGCCACCGACTGGCggatggaaagagagagaagctgtTCACTTTAATAAAGTTGTAAAGCTATCAAATATCAGAGAGATGCATGTTTTATAATTACATAGATATATTGGGTAAAATAAACTGCTTAATATTCAGGGAGGGAGATTAATGGAAATATCAATTATATCTCCAGGaaagtgtaatttttaaaatgaaaaaataggGATCTTCTGTTGAATCTCTTTTAATCAAAGTAAAGTTTTAAGAGGATTGGCACCGTTATAAATTCCTAAATAAATATAAACATGATTCCTTCTTTCTAGGAATTTGATAGTCCCTAgctatacagtagaatctcagagttatgaaccagAGGTTAAaactgaccagttaaccacacccatcaatatatatatatatatatatatatatatgtgtgtgtgtataaaaaagcACAGTGCAgtacagcactgtgttaaatgtaaattactaaaaaataaagggaaagcagcatttttcttctgcatagtaaaatttcaaagctgtttaaGTCAAGGTTctgttataaacttttgaaagaataaccataacattttgtttagttacaaacatttcagagttacgaacaacctcctttcctgaggtgtttgtaatgccGAGGTTCTATTGTGTAAGGAGCACAAACATAATATAGCAATAATAGTATTTTTTGGCTTGCTTCACACAGCTGGAACTTCACACTCTTAGATCAGATCAACCAGGGTAAACTGATTTCTATTATTTACCGTGCAGCTTAATGTTTCCTCAGCTACAACATCTGAGAGGTTACATGAACGTAGAGTGCCTGTGTGATCTGTAAGATCAACTAGTAAATCAAAACTGGTAAAGACAGACTTAGCATCTGAAGAGTTGTCATTGCAGAAAGTGCATGTGTTTGACATTTCATTGACCACATAGTGGCACCCTGAACTGCAAGGAACAGGAAAAGACAAAGTATTAATTACAACAGCTATACGGTTATTTATCGCCAATTTGAAATTGTTCCCTAGACCACCTGACCTTCCTCCAAACCCACCCTTCCAATGGACTCTTCCTTCCAACCAGATTCGTTCATCTTTTACACTCATACAGAGACAAACTGGCCCttactctcctctctccctccaaaaGCCAGAGAGGGCAGGCTCTATCTCTAATCATCTCTGACAAAGTACACATCTGAAACCCTCCATTCTAACAAGACCAGATTCCCCCCTTGCCCCCTCATGCAGAGCATTTTCATTTCACTTTCCTGGAACTAAGCTAAACATTGTTTGATCTCAGTAGTGTTGGGGTAAAGGAGAGGAGGGCAAatgttttttatataaagttaaaATATAAACAACTGCTTACCACCTGTTTCGTATAATTTTAGATGTATCAGTATCAATGTTCAGTGTAGAAATATAAGCGTAAATAATGCCATAGACTGGTTCAGATTTTCCCTCATTCTGCAAAGCTTTTACCTTTAACTGCTCCACAGTATAAATGTCAACTATAGTCTGCACTAAAGTTGAAAGGAAAATGTTAAATATGTCCAAGAAAACaccactaaataaaaaaaaaggacaaagttCAAAAAGGAATATTgggtctgatctaaagcccatttgaaatcaacagaaaggctcccattgaccttcatgggttttggatcaagctCATAATAGAAAAAAGTGAGACATTCAGTAAAGAAAATACTTAAGAAGTAAGAGCTCCAACCCAGAGAAGATAAGTTTTactgtaaaacattttcaaataaaatatttgtccTATTTATTGTGTGCTTCCTTTTCTAAATATATTCATATATaggtattttatatataatagttTGCTCtgtctttttcttatttattcaGATATATTCAGTTTAGGTCTCTTTCCCCAAGGCCTGTGCGTTTCCAAGAATAGTACATCTAGCTGTTTGCAAGTACGCATAGCCATCCACATTTGAGGTACACAACATCGCCAGACAATTTGTAAAACAGCTCGATAAAGGTCAGGTCCTGAAATTCTTAAACAGGTGaaattttccattgaagtcagtgagttttAAACCTATAAAAAAGCTGCAGGAACAGGTCCGAAAAGCAAATGACAGTAC
This sequence is a window from Gopherus evgoodei ecotype Sinaloan lineage chromosome 10, rGopEvg1_v1.p, whole genome shotgun sequence. Protein-coding genes within it:
- the FAHD1 gene encoding acylpyruvase FAHD1, mitochondrial — protein: MASSKPLARFWEWGRNIICVGRNYAEHAKEMKNALPSEPLFFLKPSSAYVREGDPIIKPYYCNNLHHEVELGVVIGKKAHAVSQKAAMDYVAGYALCLDMTARDTQAECKKKGLPWTLAKGFNTSCPVSDFVPKEKIPDPHKLQIWLRVNGELRQEGETSSMIFSIPYIISYISEIITLEEGDLILTGSPKGVSAVQEHDEIHAGINGILSMQFKVAQQSRQS